The following DNA comes from Bacteroidota bacterium.
TTTCATTGAGCTTATCATTAGGGGCATTCAGCAAAATATACTTGTTGTTTTTGGCTTTCTGCACAGCTTCGATGCGGAATAGCAAATCGTTCAGGATTTTCTGTTTGGATGGCGAAAGATTGGCAGCAGAAGAAATAATCACAGCTTCAGACTTCAACACAACTTCAACCTCCTTCAAACCATTGCTGATTAAAGTGCTTCCGGAGCTGACAATATCAAAAATACCATCAGCCAGTCCAATGCCGGGGGCAATTTCAACAGAACCGCTAATTACATGGATTTCGGCAGAGATATTATTTTCTTTCAGATATTTCTTCAGGATATTGGGATAGGATGTTGCAATCTTCTTGCCCTCAAAATAATGCGCATCCTGATACTTCTCAGACTTGGGAATAGCCAGTGATAAACGGCAACGGCCAAAGCCCAGCTTTTTCACGGTGTGCACCTTAATCTTTTTTTCCAGGATCACATTTTCGCCGACAATTCCAATGTCGGCCACACTGTCGGCCACATATTGCGGAATATCATCATCACGCAAATAAAGCACATCAATGGGAAAGTTTTGCGACTGGGCAACCAGGGTACGGGCACCATTGCTGATATTGATACCTGCTTCGCCAATAAGTTCAATAGATTTTTCGCTAAGCCTGCCGCTTTTCTGGATCGCAATTTTTAGATTTTCCATAAGCTGAATATTATTTTCTGATAAAAATTAAACTTTAAGAGAAATAAAAATAAAAAAAGGTTTGCAGGAAATCTGCAAACCTTTTCATAAAATATCTGATAAATTTACATATTCCTGCACGTCAGTTCACGTAAAAGTGATGATGAAATAGTTGATGATGTGCAGAAATAATAATCATAATTATAATCAATTTTGAGACTGCAATTTTAGGAATAAATATTCAATTACAAAAGAAATTCATGATTTTTATCAGTAAAAAATCAATCCAGATCCCTTATTAATTTATTTTCAGGAAGTTGTTCTACAGCTTTGATAAAAGCCTTTTGTATTTCTTCCATTTTGTTCATTCCGGGCAAATCGTGCAGAACTGTATAAGACCCCAGATTTTCCAGGCAACTGATGACAAATTGCACATCCATATTTTGGATATCCCTGGCCGGCTGAAAAGCAATAACTTTCGGATTTTCAGTAATAACCTGCGAAAATACACCTGCCAATGATAATTGTGTAGAAATTTCATTTGCCAGGGCAAGGGGTATGTTCATTTCTTCAGCTATTTCGGCTAATGTCGGAGCTTTCAGACCCTCTGCAAATCTTCTCACTACCAGTTTCACCATCAGAAGGGAAAGCATCCTGCGGTTAGCAATACTTATATCAAATTTACCGGTACGGGTAACATAACTGTCAATATTCTGATGAGCATACGACAACTCAGAACCGAACAGCACGATGAGCCAACTGGTCTGTAAAAGTACAAGCAGCAAAGGCAGTGCGGCAAAACTTCCATAAATGGCATTATAATTGGCCACTCCTATCTGAAATTTTATATACACCCACTGTACCACCTGAAACGCTGATCCGGCAATTATGCCTGCAAAAATTCCGCTTTTGAATTTCACCTTGGTGTTGGGCATGATCACAAATATCAAAGTAAACAACAACCAGATCAGGACCAAAGGAATTAATTTTATCAAAAAAAAGATTAAGGGCGAAATATATCCCAGTATACTAATGCTTTTGGTTATGGCTTTAACTTGTGTTGTAATAAAAACGGTAGAACTACTTTGAATAATAACCAGGATAGGCGCCAGCAACATCATCGACAAATAATCGGCAAACTTTCGTCCCCAGTTACGGGGTTTTTTTACCCGCCAGATGATGTTTAAGGAATCCTCAATATTTCCGAAAATTTTCATCACCGACCATAATAAGACGATGATTCCGATACCGGCAATAAGGCCACCTTTTGTCTTTTCGAGAAAAGAAGTAGCAAAGTTGATCATCCAGTTCAATACTTCCTGCTGTTCGGAAAAATTATTGATAATCTGCTGTTTCAGATAATTATCAAAACCAAAACCTTTGGCTATTCCGAATCCCATGGCCAGTACGGGCACTACCGAAAGAAGCGAATAAAAAGTAAGCGCCGAAGCCTGTATGTTGATATTGTCTTCTTTAAACTTATGAATTGCAAGGATAATGACTTTAAGCGTTCTTGCCAGATACGACCAGCCGGGTTTCAGTTCTTTAAAACTAAGTACCCAAATATCATGGGTAATGAAATCTTTACCTTTGATCAGGTAATCTTTACTTTTGGCAATAATATCTTTGATTTTCATAAGGATAATAATATAACTATGCCGTTAAAGAACAAAAATTTTACTCTAAATCAGTATCAAAACTCAGGTCAATAAACTGCAAAGGGCTTTTATTGAATTTCCTTATCCAGTATAAGCCTGCGCAGCATGCTCATAGACATCACCGAAGCCTTATCAATGGTTCGTTGCCTGTCCTCGCCAAAATCAAATTTCCGGGCGACCGTCTTTTGTGCCGAGCAAACTGCAATCCAGACTGTACCCACCGGTTTTTCAGCAGAGCCGCCTGTTGGGCCTGCAATACCTGAAGTAGCGACAGAGAAATCGGTATTAAACAACCGCCTTACTCCTTCTGCCATCTGTTCGACCACCGGCCGGCTTACCGCGCCGCAGGCCTGTAAGTCTTTTGCTGAAACATTCAACACGGAAGTTTTTATTTGGTTTGAATAAGCAGTAACAGAGCCGGTGAAATAA
Coding sequences within:
- the hisG gene encoding ATP phosphoribosyltransferase, encoding MENLKIAIQKSGRLSEKSIELIGEAGINISNGARTLVAQSQNFPIDVLYLRDDDIPQYVADSVADIGIVGENVILEKKIKVHTVKKLGFGRCRLSLAIPKSEKYQDAHYFEGKKIATSYPNILKKYLKENNISAEIHVISGSVEIAPGIGLADGIFDIVSSGSTLISNGLKEVEVVLKSEAVIISSAANLSPSKQKILNDLLFRIEAVQKAKNNKYILLNAPNDKLNEIIEVLPGMKSPTVMPLAMSGWSSVHSVIGEDQFWEVIGQLKAKGAQGILVIPIEKMIV
- a CDS encoding YihY/virulence factor BrkB family protein, whose product is MKIKDIIAKSKDYLIKGKDFITHDIWVLSFKELKPGWSYLARTLKVIILAIHKFKEDNINIQASALTFYSLLSVVPVLAMGFGIAKGFGFDNYLKQQIINNFSEQQEVLNWMINFATSFLEKTKGGLIAGIGIIVLLWSVMKIFGNIEDSLNIIWRVKKPRNWGRKFADYLSMMLLAPILVIIQSSSTVFITTQVKAITKSISILGYISPLIFFLIKLIPLVLIWLLFTLIFVIMPNTKVKFKSGIFAGIIAGSAFQVVQWVYIKFQIGVANYNAIYGSFAALPLLLVLLQTSWLIVLFGSELSYAHQNIDSYVTRTGKFDISIANRRMLSLLMVKLVVRRFAEGLKAPTLAEIAEEMNIPLALANEISTQLSLAGVFSQVITENPKVIAFQPARDIQNMDVQFVISCLENLGSYTVLHDLPGMNKMEEIQKAFIKAVEQLPENKLIRDLD